In the Gossypium arboreum isolate Shixiya-1 chromosome 10, ASM2569848v2, whole genome shotgun sequence genome, one interval contains:
- the LOC128282126 gene encoding ABC transporter B family member 11-like, with protein sequence MRKEEQEEEKDGRRVVAYWKLFSYADPLDYGLMGVGSICAVGNGVCMPVMTIFFGQLVDSIGKSVTTATAVHDVTQVSLKFLYLAVASAVVSFLQVASWMVTGERQAARIRSLYLKTILRQDISYFDDVITGGEVIGRMSGDTILIRDAIGEKVGSFIQQVAAFTGGFVVALVRGWLLTFVLLSSIPPLVISGAILHKVVGSFASRGQATYSTAATIAEQTIGSIRTVGNIW encoded by the exons ATGAGGAAGGAGGAGCAGGAGGAGGAGAAAGATGGAAGGAGGGTAGTAGCGTATTGGAAGCTGTTTTCGTATGCGGATCCATTGGATTATGGATTGATGGGAGTGGGTTCAATATGTGCTGTGGGAAATGGGGTATGTATGCCGGTTATGACCATATTCTTCGGCCAATTAGTTGATTCCATCGGGAAAAGTGTGACCACCGCTACTGCCGTACACGATGTTACACAG GTGTCACTCAAGTTTTTGTACTTAGCTGTGGCATCAGCCGTGGTATCATTTTTGc AAGTGGCATCTTGGATGGTCACCGGAGAGCGGCAGGCAGCAAGAATAAGAAGTTTATACCTCAAGACTATATTGAGGCAGGATATCAGCTATTTTGACGATGTGATCACTGGCGGAGAAGTGATTGGGAGGATGTCAGGCGACACCATTCTTATCCGAGATGCTATCGGAGAGAAG GTCGGAAGCTTCATACAGCAAGTGGCTGCATTCACTGGAGGATTTGTCGtagctttggttagagggtggcTACTCACTTTTGTACTGTTGTCTTCAATCCCACCATTAGTCATTTCTGGTGCTATCTTGCATAAGGTGGTAGGCAGCTTTGCATCCCGTGGACAAGCTACGTATTCAACTGCGGCCACCATCGCTGAACAAACAATCGGCTCAATAAGAACTGTAGGCAACATATGGTAG
- the LOC108486955 gene encoding flap endonuclease 1: protein MGIKGLTKLLADNAPKAMKEQKLESYFGRKIAIDASMSIYQFLIVVGRMGTEMLTNEAGEVTSHLQGMFTRTIRLLEAGLKPVYVFDGQPPDLKKQELAKRYSKRADATEDLQEAMETGNKEDIEKFSKRTVKVTRQHNEDCKRLLRLMGVPVIDAPSEAEAQCAALCKSGKVYAVASEDMDSLTFGTPKFLRHLMDPSSRKVPVMEFDVAKVLEELNLTMDQFIDLCILSGCDYCDSIRGIGGQTALKLIRQHGSIEEILQNINKERYSIPDDWPYEEARRLFKEPLVCMDDEQLEMKWSPPDLEGLITFLVNENGFNIDRVTKGVEKIKAAKNKSSQGRLESFFKPVANTSAPIKRKEIPEKTGKETNSKKHKAGGGRKKK, encoded by the exons ATGGGTATTAAG GGTTTAACGAAGCTTCTAGCAGACAATGCGCCAAAGGCCATGAAGGAACAGAAATTAGAGAGCTATTTCGGCCGCAAGATTGCCATCGACGCCAGCATGAGCATTTACCAATTTCTC ATTGTCGTGGGTCGTATGGGGACTGAAATGCTCACCAATGAAGCCGGTGAAGTTACCag TCATTTGCAAGGCATGTTTACTCGGACAATTCGGCTTCTTGAAGCTGGGCTTAAACCTGT CTATGTTTTTGATGGGCAGCCTCCAGATTTGAAAAAACAAGAGCTTGCTAAGCG TTACTCAAAGAGGGCAGATGCTACTGAGGATTTGCAAGAAGCCATGGAG ACTGGAAATAAGGAGGACATTGAAAAATTCAGCAAGCGgacagtaaaa GTGACAAGGCAGCATAATGAAGACTGTAAACGGCTTTTAAGACTTATGGGGGTGCCTGTGATTGAT GCTCCTTCTGAAGCAGAGGCTCAATGTGCTGCACTCTGCAAATCTGGAAAG GTTTATGCTGTGGCTTCTGAGGACATGGACTCTTTAACCTTTGGAACTCCTAAGTTTCTTAGACACTTAATGGACCCTAGCTCAAGAAAAGTTCCAGTCATGGAGTTTGATGTTGCAAAG GTTTTGGAAGAGCTGAATCTTACAATGGATCAATTCATTGACTTGTGCATTCTTTCTGGATGTGATTATTGTGACAGTATTCGAG GTATCGGGGGACAGACAGCTTTAAAGCTAATTCGTCAACATGGATCTATAGAGGAAATACTTCAGAACATAAACAAAGAGAG GTACTCAATACCTGATGATTGGCCATATGAAGAGGCTCGACGGCTTTTTAAAGAACCATTAGTCTGCATGGACGATGAGCAACTTGAGATGAAGTGGAGTCCTCCAGATCTTGAA GGGTTGATTACCTTTCTGGTGAATGAAAATGGATTCAATATTGACAGAGTGACGAAG GGAGTAGAGAAAATTAAAGCAGCCAAGAACAAGTCTTCACAGGGCCG ACTAGAGTCCTTTTTCAAGCCAGTTGCTAACACATCTGCACCAATTAAACGAAAG GAAATACCTGAGAAGACAGGTAAAGAAACTAATAGTAAAAAGCACAAGGCTGGTGGTGGTAGGAAAAAGAAATAG